A single Clostridium sp. AN503 DNA region contains:
- a CDS encoding Wadjet anti-phage system protein JetD domain-containing protein gives MYVLDKIIEKTERSSVDWRQGASGTREFPLKDYHKKDYRLVSASELAAEIRSLELDGLLHCRWYQKYSEPEACRYRLKDLPELYRRVGRREKYVRLELLHQYLNRFGSGLKSAWIRQMIRDLSDQLADGRIPSELKGAESYLRDVENPVDNWPETAESCGQMELFAVLRELDCLDAPVYKRVFSSRCLRDQVVRGKKVKSSKVFEQVYQDTVISLAVHYHPDVDENMDDTQVLSQLGIEEYAQALALKGPARLLLDGKEIDLSVFVCGAVLNSQTLTLGTPVKDPRIRRIITVENQANYEAMPYGPDTLIIFCHGYFTPRERAFLTKLKECLEGQQVEYLHTGDLDYGGVCIFQYNRRRIFPELKPFLMDAEQFERYRKEAEPLEPETLEKLRRVEEPLLQPLIRRMLETGLGIEQEKFL, from the coding sequence ATGTACGTATTAGACAAGATCATAGAAAAGACAGAGCGAAGCTCCGTTGACTGGAGGCAGGGGGCCTCAGGTACCCGTGAATTTCCGCTGAAGGATTATCACAAAAAGGATTACCGTCTGGTGTCCGCAAGTGAACTGGCGGCGGAGATCCGCAGCCTGGAGCTGGACGGCCTGCTGCACTGCCGCTGGTACCAGAAATACAGCGAGCCGGAAGCCTGCCGTTACCGTCTGAAGGATTTGCCGGAGCTTTACCGGCGTGTGGGGCGGAGGGAGAAGTATGTCCGGCTGGAGCTTCTGCACCAATACTTAAACCGTTTTGGCAGCGGTCTTAAAAGTGCATGGATCCGGCAGATGATCCGGGATCTGTCAGACCAGCTTGCAGACGGCAGGATTCCGTCGGAGCTGAAGGGCGCAGAGAGTTATCTGAGAGACGTGGAGAATCCTGTGGATAACTGGCCGGAAACGGCAGAGTCCTGTGGACAGATGGAGCTGTTTGCCGTGCTGAGGGAGCTGGACTGCCTGGATGCGCCGGTTTACAAACGGGTCTTCAGCAGCAGATGCTTAAGGGACCAGGTGGTCCGCGGCAAAAAAGTAAAATCCTCCAAAGTATTTGAGCAGGTTTATCAGGATACGGTCATATCCCTTGCGGTCCATTATCACCCGGATGTGGATGAAAACATGGACGACACACAGGTCTTAAGCCAGCTGGGGATCGAAGAGTACGCCCAGGCCCTGGCGCTGAAAGGCCCCGCCAGGTTATTGCTGGACGGGAAGGAGATCGACTTATCCGTCTTTGTCTGCGGCGCGGTGCTAAACAGCCAGACCCTGACTCTGGGGACGCCGGTAAAGGATCCGAGGATCCGCAGGATCATCACTGTGGAGAACCAGGCCAATTATGAGGCGATGCCGTATGGGCCAGATACGCTCATCATTTTCTGCCATGGATATTTTACGCCCAGGGAGAGGGCGTTTTTGACGAAGCTTAAGGAATGCCTGGAGGGTCAGCAGGTGGAGTATCTCCACACCGGGGATTTAGATTATGGGGGAGTCTGCATATTCCAGTATAACCGCAGAAGGATATTCCCGGAGCTTAAACCGTTTTTAATGGATGCAGAGCAGTTCGAACGGTACCGGAAGGAGGCGGAGCCGCTGGAGCCGGAGACCCTGGAAAAGCTGCGCAGAGTAGAGGAGCCGCTTTTGCAGCCGCTCATCAGACGGATGCTGGAGACGGGGCTGGGGATAGAGCAGGAGAAGTTTTTATAA
- a CDS encoding SbcC/MukB-like Walker B domain-containing protein, whose product MTKTRFEALSRIALNNWHYINHRILSFNEGINFFTGHSGSGKSTVIDAMQIVLYANTDGRGFFNKAAADDSDRSLIEYLRGMVNIGDNNEFSYLRNRNFSSTIVLELKQTDTGRCQCVGVVFDVETATNEIGRLFFWHEGPLWDNAYRTDGRTMTTEEVKDYLQGHYGKEDFYCGSHNERFRKQLYDIYLGGLDSEKFPLLFKRAIPFRMNIKLEDFVKEYICMEQDIHIEDMQESVLQYGRMQKKIADTREEIEELNRLTGLYEELKGRRKEELRQDYFCRRLEVLRQDEEVRELQDKAHLDEEELERKRQLLSALEQNIKDLTAQSEALLRQIMESGYEGLKTQLESVNGLVERLCTSKGYFQQTVDRLKAWKDEDVTYNSVIWTIEELEKGKASEGELQKLQRDLKEIREEIQEQIQDAKNKLRELKKEEKQASDELARLKLGDRAYPPEVEQARAYLLRRLAEQTGKQVPVEVLADLLDIRDERWRNAVEGYLGGNKLSLIVEPRYAKLAMELYRELDAKQFYSVAVLDTEKVGQEEHTVLENALAGEVTASRSYIRSYINFQLGRVVKCETVEELRRCRIGITADCVLYHSYRIQHINPNNYTRMAYIGKSSVKRRMKLLREQLEALEKKMAPQTDMIKQGSRILELESLSSPTEVYLGWVKDMEELKETQREKARLEKKIEELKTRNVDQWEQERRAIDGVCDGKKAEYKEIERSIWKLEEQIRQNRDDAVTGQERVLQLQEALKAWMDADQTSFFEECERELTEYISGQRSTRTARLQEKCQAALDKAAEEGRNAKDALVSARSEYLRRYVNRSNLPVTGEDNQKYEELLERLSCDRLEEYQKIAADQAKAAVEHFKDDFIYKIRNAITEAIERKDELNRVISRLDFGKDKYRFVIGRNKGAFGPYYDMFMDKNLEINPSQLNNNMDYQLNMFSMEHENHYGEQMNELISVFIPPENATQEQMEEARRNMEKFADYRTYLSFDMEQIIENEEGTMKIGLSRMIRKNSGGEGQNPLYVALLASFAQAYRINLTPRLQRRPTIRLVVLDEAFSKMDSEKVASCIELIRGLGFQALISATNDKIQNYLENVDKTFVFANPSKKCISIQEFEKTEFRELSAGMEEE is encoded by the coding sequence ATGACGAAGACACGATTTGAGGCATTGTCCAGGATTGCCCTGAACAACTGGCACTATATCAACCACAGAATCCTTTCCTTTAACGAGGGGATCAACTTTTTTACGGGGCATTCAGGGAGCGGGAAATCTACGGTGATCGACGCCATGCAGATCGTACTCTATGCCAATACAGACGGCCGTGGATTTTTCAACAAGGCGGCGGCGGACGATTCAGACCGCAGCCTGATCGAGTACCTGCGTGGCATGGTCAATATCGGGGATAATAACGAGTTTTCCTATCTGCGGAACCGGAATTTTTCCAGTACCATTGTGCTGGAGCTGAAACAGACCGATACGGGTAGATGCCAGTGCGTGGGCGTGGTGTTCGATGTGGAGACGGCGACCAATGAGATCGGCAGGCTGTTCTTCTGGCATGAGGGGCCGCTTTGGGACAACGCATACCGGACCGACGGGCGGACCATGACCACAGAGGAGGTCAAGGATTACCTTCAGGGTCATTACGGAAAAGAGGATTTTTACTGCGGTTCCCACAATGAGCGGTTCCGAAAGCAGCTCTACGACATCTATCTCGGCGGGCTGGATTCGGAAAAATTCCCTCTCTTGTTCAAGCGTGCGATCCCCTTCCGGATGAATATCAAGCTGGAGGATTTTGTGAAGGAATATATCTGCATGGAGCAGGATATCCATATTGAGGATATGCAGGAAAGCGTCCTTCAGTATGGGCGGATGCAGAAGAAGATCGCGGATACCCGTGAGGAGATTGAGGAGCTTAACCGGCTTACAGGATTATATGAGGAACTGAAGGGCAGGCGGAAAGAGGAGCTGCGGCAGGATTATTTCTGCCGCAGGCTGGAGGTCTTAAGACAGGATGAGGAAGTCCGGGAGCTTCAGGATAAAGCCCATCTGGATGAAGAAGAGCTGGAGCGGAAAAGACAGCTTCTTTCGGCGCTGGAGCAGAACATCAAAGACTTAACAGCCCAGAGCGAGGCCCTTCTGCGCCAGATCATGGAATCCGGCTACGAAGGCCTCAAAACACAGCTGGAGTCTGTCAATGGCCTGGTGGAAAGGCTTTGCACCAGCAAGGGATATTTTCAGCAGACAGTGGACCGGCTGAAGGCGTGGAAGGATGAGGATGTCACTTACAATTCCGTGATCTGGACGATCGAGGAGCTGGAAAAGGGAAAGGCCAGCGAAGGGGAGCTGCAAAAGCTCCAGAGGGATCTAAAGGAGATCCGTGAGGAGATCCAGGAACAGATCCAGGACGCCAAAAACAAGCTGCGGGAACTGAAAAAAGAAGAGAAGCAGGCGTCGGATGAACTGGCGCGGCTGAAGCTTGGCGACCGGGCTTACCCGCCCGAGGTGGAGCAGGCGCGGGCATATCTTCTCCGTCGTCTGGCAGAACAGACCGGGAAGCAGGTGCCGGTGGAGGTCCTGGCGGATCTTCTGGATATCCGGGACGAGCGCTGGCGCAATGCGGTGGAAGGTTATCTGGGCGGCAACAAGCTGTCCCTGATCGTGGAGCCGCGGTATGCGAAGCTTGCAATGGAGCTGTACCGGGAATTGGATGCAAAGCAGTTTTACAGCGTGGCTGTCCTGGATACGGAGAAGGTGGGGCAGGAGGAGCATACAGTACTTGAAAATGCCCTTGCCGGGGAAGTGACCGCAAGCCGTTCCTACATAAGATCATATATCAACTTCCAACTCGGCAGGGTCGTAAAATGCGAGACCGTTGAAGAGCTGCGCCGGTGCCGGATCGGGATCACCGCGGACTGCGTGCTCTATCACAGCTACAGGATCCAGCACATCAACCCCAACAATTATACCCGCATGGCGTACATCGGAAAGAGCAGTGTAAAGCGGCGGATGAAGCTTTTAAGGGAGCAGCTGGAAGCGCTTGAGAAAAAGATGGCGCCCCAGACGGACATGATCAAGCAGGGCAGCCGGATCCTGGAGCTGGAATCACTTTCAAGCCCGACAGAGGTTTATCTGGGCTGGGTCAAGGATATGGAGGAGCTTAAGGAAACGCAGCGGGAGAAGGCGAGGCTTGAGAAAAAGATCGAGGAGCTTAAGACCCGCAATGTGGACCAGTGGGAGCAGGAGCGCCGCGCCATAGACGGGGTCTGCGATGGTAAGAAGGCGGAGTACAAGGAGATTGAGAGGTCTATCTGGAAGCTTGAGGAACAGATCAGGCAGAACCGGGACGACGCGGTCACGGGACAGGAACGGGTATTGCAGCTTCAGGAAGCGCTGAAAGCGTGGATGGACGCGGACCAGACATCATTCTTCGAGGAATGTGAGCGTGAGCTTACAGAATATATATCCGGGCAGAGATCCACCCGCACCGCGCGTCTCCAGGAGAAATGCCAGGCTGCGCTGGATAAGGCGGCGGAGGAAGGCCGGAACGCGAAGGATGCGCTGGTGAGCGCCCGGTCGGAATATCTGAGACGTTATGTCAACCGGAGCAACCTTCCGGTCACCGGCGAGGACAATCAGAAATACGAGGAGCTTTTGGAACGGCTTTCCTGCGACCGGCTGGAGGAATACCAGAAGATCGCGGCGGATCAGGCGAAAGCGGCAGTGGAGCATTTCAAGGACGATTTCATATACAAGATCCGCAATGCCATCACGGAAGCGATCGAGCGCAAGGATGAGTTAAACCGTGTCATCAGCCGTCTGGATTTCGGCAAGGACAAATACCGGTTTGTGATCGGGCGCAACAAGGGCGCATTTGGTCCCTACTACGACATGTTCATGGACAAGAATTTAGAGATCAACCCGTCGCAGCTCAACAACAATATGGATTACCAGCTGAACATGTTTTCCATGGAGCATGAGAACCATTACGGGGAGCAGATGAATGAACTGATCAGCGTGTTCATCCCGCCGGAGAACGCTACCCAGGAGCAGATGGAGGAAGCCCGCCGGAATATGGAGAAGTTTGCGGATTACCGCACCTACCTGTCCTTTGATATGGAACAGATCATTGAAAATGAAGAGGGCACCATGAAGATCGGGCTCAGCCGCATGATCCGCAAGAATTCCGGCGGCGAGGGCCAGAATCCTCTCTACGTGGCGCTGCTTGCAAGCTTTGCCCAGGCGTACCGCATCAATCTGACACCCAGGCTGCAGCGCAGGCCGACTATCCGTCTGGTGGTGCTGGACGAGGCATTTTCCAAAATGGATTCGGAGAAGGTGGCAAGCTGTATTGAGCTGATCCGCGGACTGGGGTTCCAGGCGCTGATCAGTGCAACCAACGATAAGATCCAGAATTATCTGGAAAATGTGGACAAGACCTTTGTGTTTGCCAACCCCAGCAAGAAATGCATCTCCATCCAGGAGTTTGAGAAAACCGAGTTTCGGGAGCTGTCTGCGGGGATGGAGGAAGAATAG
- a CDS encoding DUF4194 domain-containing protein produces MIPYYDELTPEEQAELTEIIRLLYRQTFLLERRYDRRTGRYLYNKEYRFCSNHLEFIQAYLKIAGIELKENSQMGVIYMQGEGQVGDKLPRLATLYLLILKLIYDEQMASVSNSVHIITSLSEMNERLGNNLGLLMKKPAPTEIRRAIALLKKYQIIEPLDMLEGVDPQCRMIIYPTINVVLFGEDARGILSSFADEEEVCDDEDTI; encoded by the coding sequence ATGATACCATATTACGACGAACTGACGCCGGAGGAGCAGGCAGAGCTGACTGAGATCATCCGGCTGCTTTACAGGCAGACTTTTCTCCTGGAACGGCGGTATGACCGGCGCACGGGAAGATATTTATACAATAAGGAATACCGTTTTTGCAGCAATCACCTGGAATTTATCCAGGCGTATTTAAAGATCGCAGGGATTGAACTTAAGGAAAACAGCCAGATGGGAGTGATCTATATGCAGGGCGAGGGGCAGGTAGGCGACAAGCTGCCGCGGCTGGCAACACTCTATCTGCTGATCCTGAAACTGATCTATGACGAACAGATGGCAAGCGTGTCCAACAGCGTCCACATCATAACATCCCTAAGCGAGATGAACGAGCGTCTGGGGAACAACCTGGGCCTGCTGATGAAAAAGCCGGCGCCGACGGAGATCCGCCGGGCTATCGCGCTGCTGAAAAAATACCAGATCATAGAGCCGCTTGATATGCTGGAGGGTGTGGACCCACAGTGCAGAATGATCATTTATCCCACGATCAACGTGGTACTTTTCGGTGAAGATGCAAGGGGGATTTTGTCCTCCTTCGCGGACGAAGAGGAGGTTTGTGATGACGAAGACACGATTTGA
- a CDS encoding Wadjet anti-phage system protein JetA family protein, which yields MSLLQQIPDSFWGLFRSCNREIYMEALLCINEEYEYSNYYLSREVCIQTLNEHFSRKQVGLLWDEYEGELDVLEPVATRILNWLLRTGWLRKVEDYNSLTTNIVIPDYAAVMIEAMEKLMTEEEDTTQLYIQNVYAILFSLKHDPRANVSMLDTALINTRKLNKALQDMLHNMDKFFGSLLEQRAYGELLRDHLEGYVEEVVRRKYHILKTSDNFYIYKADIKRWIGQMREDGEWLETLCARSLRGQGTTHMAAAPTGADDGGMPGDMPGRHPDLEAKVLEKLDLIERGFDDIEHRIANMDKEHSKYVRATVSRLNYLLNEDDDMKGLVIQLLNRMAGAEAAQREQLIAAVGARMNLSQVDIVSNQSLYKRRKKKADFQETLVPEEEQEELSREELLDLNKIKKRFSRAQIEEFITGRMKDGVLEVSEATVESEEDFEKLILAYDHSIRRKSMFQAVPVQSEPDGLEMIDNGRYRYPKLIFIRRGK from the coding sequence ATGAGTCTGTTACAACAAATACCCGACAGTTTCTGGGGCTTATTCCGCTCCTGCAACCGGGAGATCTATATGGAAGCCCTGCTCTGTATCAATGAGGAATACGAATACAGCAACTACTACCTAAGCCGCGAGGTCTGCATCCAGACGCTGAACGAGCATTTTTCCAGGAAGCAGGTAGGGCTTTTGTGGGATGAGTACGAGGGCGAGCTGGATGTGCTGGAGCCGGTGGCGACCCGGATCCTCAACTGGCTTCTCAGGACCGGATGGCTGAGGAAGGTGGAGGATTATAACTCTCTGACCACCAACATCGTCATACCGGATTATGCCGCCGTGATGATTGAAGCGATGGAAAAGCTGATGACCGAGGAAGAAGATACGACGCAGCTCTATATTCAGAATGTCTATGCAATTCTGTTTTCCTTAAAACATGATCCCAGAGCCAATGTAAGCATGTTGGATACGGCGCTTATCAATACGAGAAAACTTAACAAGGCATTGCAGGACATGCTCCACAATATGGACAAATTTTTCGGCAGCCTGTTGGAACAGAGAGCCTACGGGGAACTGCTGCGGGACCATCTGGAAGGCTATGTGGAGGAGGTGGTCAGGCGGAAATACCACATCTTAAAAACCTCCGACAATTTTTATATCTACAAAGCGGACATTAAACGGTGGATCGGACAGATGCGGGAGGACGGCGAGTGGCTGGAAACCTTGTGTGCCCGCAGTCTGCGGGGACAGGGAACTACCCACATGGCGGCAGCGCCGACAGGAGCAGACGATGGCGGGATGCCGGGCGATATGCCCGGCAGGCACCCGGATTTGGAAGCAAAGGTGTTGGAAAAACTGGATCTTATTGAGCGTGGTTTTGACGATATCGAGCACCGGATCGCCAATATGGATAAGGAGCACAGCAAATATGTACGGGCGACTGTGAGCCGGCTCAATTATCTCCTGAATGAGGATGATGATATGAAAGGCCTGGTCATCCAGCTGCTCAACCGCATGGCAGGGGCGGAAGCCGCGCAGCGGGAGCAGCTGATCGCGGCGGTGGGCGCAAGGATGAATCTGTCCCAGGTGGATATTGTTTCCAACCAGTCTCTCTATAAGAGGAGAAAGAAAAAGGCGGATTTCCAGGAGACGCTTGTGCCGGAGGAGGAGCAGGAGGAGCTGTCCAGAGAGGAGCTTCTGGATCTCAACAAGATCAAAAAGCGCTTCAGCCGGGCGCAGATCGAGGAATTCATCACCGGACGCATGAAGGATGGAGTCCTGGAGGTTTCAGAAGCTACGGTGGAGAGCGAGGAAGATTTTGAGAAGCTGATCCTGGCCTACGATCATTCCATCCGCAGGAAGAGCATGTTTCAGGCTGTGCCGGTCCAGAGTGAGCCGGACGGTCTGGAGATGATCGACAACGGCCGTTACCGTTATCCCAAGCTGATATTTATAAGGAGAGGAAAATGA
- a CDS encoding alpha/beta hydrolase: MLNVIGELEKNKPTVLFLSGGNVSPCVYDQLESDGVFQFAVIDYCRSEPPWDVTSLGKRVAEFIVTAELGQVVLAGWSAGGVISMAAASMHPELISGMLLSNTGPCAKNHGNPDLPKRVLEQWGNRDFFDSLLKGWFSRPVPPLLRLKLLDYMDQVERECAFQITTSVRQVDFREGLKRFHKPVVLAHGSLDKSRTMEHVNMILEAMPQTKVFFMEAGHTSVVESKAEWQEALWALLEQVKMDIL, from the coding sequence ATGTTGAATGTGATAGGTGAATTGGAAAAAAACAAGCCGACAGTGTTGTTCCTTTCTGGTGGAAATGTCTCGCCCTGTGTATATGATCAGCTGGAATCAGACGGAGTATTTCAGTTTGCAGTGATAGATTATTGTCGTTCTGAACCGCCATGGGATGTAACTTCTCTGGGTAAACGTGTTGCTGAATTTATTGTAACGGCGGAGTTGGGACAGGTAGTGCTTGCTGGCTGGTCTGCAGGAGGAGTGATATCTATGGCGGCAGCATCGATGCATCCAGAATTGATTTCGGGAATGCTGTTGTCCAATACCGGTCCTTGTGCAAAGAACCATGGGAATCCGGATCTGCCTAAACGTGTTTTGGAACAGTGGGGAAATCGGGACTTTTTTGACAGTTTATTAAAGGGATGGTTTTCCAGACCAGTACCTCCGTTGCTTCGGCTAAAACTTCTGGACTATATGGATCAGGTAGAACGGGAATGTGCATTTCAGATCACTACTTCGGTCCGTCAGGTGGATTTTCGGGAAGGGCTGAAACGGTTTCACAAGCCGGTGGTGCTTGCGCATGGATCATTGGATAAAAGCCGTACCATGGAACATGTAAATATGATCCTGGAAGCGATGCCTCAGACAAAGGTATTCTTTATGGAAGCCGGGCACACTTCGGTGGTAGAGAGCAAAGCGGAATGGCAGGAGGCGCTCTGGGCTTTATTGGAACAGGTAAAAATGGATATTTTGTAA
- a CDS encoding SLC13 family permease, whose translation MILSAFAESRIIQNSVMSPMIITVLILLFAAVAFISGKIPIPVVSIFIIIALSVTNVVSSSAALSGFSNSSVVLTGAMFVVGAAIKKTSLLDSIKNLVLRYGNTPNRMIFWSCIVASIIGVIINSSAAVLILFPVLSSLPVSRQKLFYPLTCAASVATAMTFMGSGAINLTINDILINMGGAVPFTIWDFTLARLPLLIAIILYMCLFGHRLLPDTPNDQLEEMELSGSGVSDTLSGSRNRLAIVVIALTVAAMIGYQIIGLDLFVIALISCCVLVITGILSVNEALGAIHLPTIFLFAGVLPLSSALASTGAGDFIADGIVKLLGNTTNPYFIIATFFVVPLILTQFMSNTACLTLFTPLAALVALKIGVDPRAAVMAAVCGSFGSFLTPMASPAEAICMSAGPYAVKDFIKCGLPLAVLLTVISVIWLPIVMPL comes from the coding sequence ATGATCCTTTCTGCTTTTGCAGAAAGTCGGATTATACAAAATAGTGTTATGAGTCCCATGATTATTACGGTATTGATCCTCTTGTTTGCAGCAGTTGCGTTTATATCCGGAAAAATACCTATTCCGGTGGTCTCGATTTTTATTATAATTGCATTAAGCGTTACAAACGTTGTATCTTCCAGTGCGGCTCTGAGCGGTTTTTCAAACAGCAGTGTTGTACTTACCGGAGCTATGTTTGTGGTGGGAGCGGCAATTAAAAAAACATCTTTGCTGGATTCGATCAAAAATCTGGTCCTCCGATATGGAAACACACCGAATCGAATGATTTTCTGGTCCTGTATAGTTGCGTCTATCATAGGTGTTATTATCAATTCCAGTGCTGCGGTCCTGATCCTGTTCCCGGTGCTCTCATCCCTTCCGGTCAGCAGGCAGAAGCTGTTTTATCCTCTGACTTGTGCAGCCAGTGTTGCGACGGCGATGACCTTTATGGGGTCTGGCGCTATAAACCTGACAATCAATGACATTCTGATCAATATGGGGGGAGCGGTTCCGTTTACCATATGGGACTTTACTCTGGCGAGGCTTCCATTGCTGATTGCCATAATACTTTACATGTGTTTGTTTGGGCACAGACTTTTACCCGATACGCCTAATGATCAGTTAGAGGAGATGGAATTATCTGGGAGCGGAGTTTCAGATACATTGTCCGGAAGCCGCAATCGCCTTGCAATTGTGGTGATCGCTCTGACTGTGGCAGCAATGATTGGTTATCAGATTATAGGTTTGGATCTGTTTGTCATTGCACTCATTAGCTGCTGCGTGCTGGTGATAACCGGAATCTTGAGTGTAAACGAAGCCTTAGGGGCTATCCATCTTCCAACCATTTTTCTTTTTGCGGGGGTATTGCCGCTGTCGTCGGCACTGGCGTCTACTGGAGCGGGGGACTTTATTGCAGATGGTATAGTGAAACTGCTGGGAAACACAACCAATCCCTATTTTATTATCGCAACCTTTTTTGTGGTTCCGCTGATCCTGACTCAGTTTATGTCTAACACGGCATGTCTGACTCTGTTTACACCACTGGCAGCATTGGTCGCGTTAAAAATCGGGGTAGACCCTCGGGCTGCGGTAATGGCAGCTGTCTGCGGATCTTTTGGGAGTTTTTTAACTCCGATGGCTTCACCGGCAGAAGCTATCTGCATGAGTGCAGGACCCTATGCAGTGAAAGATTTTATCAAATGCGGACTGCCGTTGGCCGTGCTTTTGACGGTGATTTCAGTGATTTGGCTGCCAATTGTTATGCCGCTATAG